A region of Alteromonadaceae bacterium 2753L.S.0a.02 DNA encodes the following proteins:
- a CDS encoding extracellular solute-binding protein (family 3), with the protein MLLPQRRRISIGESINKCFNSFRQVSPCLLYGFIALLAFSHGSAARQEAAKPVPEFHDVLQVRYPAVEDQHERDFDPYFLALLQLALKSSGIDFELLPVKVPLLVESRSEHNLKSRLYDIHWLNTTKQHEQNLQAIRIPLFKGLIGWRLFFIRAQRQQDFAEIRSLSQLRNFKAGQGHDWPDNDILGSNGLQLVTTSNWESLFKMLLTDRIDYFPRSIIEIWREKRLYPDTNLQIENHLALHYPSAYYFFTHPDATELAKIIEKGLLKSIENGEFNAIFNQYFSPIVGRAELHKRTTIELQRSDLSFPSNPVLWFSAN; encoded by the coding sequence ATGCTCCTGCCCCAGCGTCGACGCATATCAATAGGCGAGAGTATTAATAAATGCTTTAACAGCTTTCGACAGGTGTCCCCCTGCTTGTTGTATGGTTTCATCGCACTACTTGCGTTCAGTCATGGCAGTGCGGCGCGCCAGGAGGCAGCGAAACCAGTTCCAGAATTTCACGATGTATTACAGGTGCGCTACCCCGCCGTGGAAGACCAACACGAGCGGGATTTCGATCCCTATTTTCTGGCATTATTGCAGTTGGCCTTGAAGAGTAGTGGTATCGATTTTGAGTTGCTCCCCGTCAAAGTACCGCTCTTGGTTGAGAGCCGCAGCGAACACAATCTGAAATCGCGTTTGTACGATATACACTGGTTAAATACCACGAAGCAGCACGAGCAAAACCTTCAAGCCATTCGCATTCCGTTGTTTAAAGGTTTAATCGGCTGGCGGCTTTTTTTTATTCGGGCACAGCGGCAGCAGGATTTCGCAGAAATACGCTCTCTGAGTCAATTACGTAATTTCAAGGCCGGACAGGGGCACGATTGGCCCGACAACGACATTCTTGGAAGTAATGGCCTGCAACTGGTTACCACCTCCAATTGGGAAAGCCTTTTCAAAATGCTACTGACAGATCGCATAGATTACTTCCCCCGCTCTATCATCGAAATCTGGCGAGAAAAAAGGCTATATCCAGACACTAACTTACAAATCGAAAACCATCTGGCGCTGCATTACCCTTCAGCTTATTATTTTTTTACGCACCCAGATGCCACAGAACTCGCAAAAATTATTGAAAAAGGACTGCTGAAATCAATCGAAAACGGTGAATTCAATGCTATTTTCAATCAATATTTTTCGCCCATAGTCGGCCGCGCGGAACTCCATAAACGCACTACAATAGAATTGCAGCGCAGCGATCTTTCCTTCCCAAGTAACCCTGTACTTTGGTTTAGCGCTAACTAG